In Pseudomonas sp. PDM14, a genomic segment contains:
- a CDS encoding ATP phosphoribosyltransferase regulatory subunit, which yields MATVDRWLLPDGIEEVLPPEAARIEAARRQVLDLFQRWGYEFVVTPHIEYLESLLTGAGQDLDLRTFKVTDPQSGRLMGFRADITPQVARIDAHTLRREGPSRLCYAGSVLHAQPRALSTSRSPIQLGAELYGDASPASDVEVISLMLDMLELGKVPDVHMDLGHVGIYRGLARAANLSGEVEQQLFDALQRKAVDEVAALTADLPDSLASMLRSLAELCGSRDVLELAQACLVEAPGEVHAALDELVAIADELELRYPELPLYFDLGELRGYRYHTGVVFAAFAPGVGQSIAQGGRYDDIGADFGRARPATGFSTDLKTLVSLGDMLLDEPAPGVWAPDVHDVYLWRAVQRLRREGVRVVQALPGQEIDAAAEAACDRHLQLHEGRWQVAPLAS from the coding sequence ATGGCAACGGTAGACCGCTGGCTGCTGCCAGATGGCATCGAAGAAGTACTCCCGCCCGAAGCTGCACGTATCGAGGCGGCACGCCGTCAGGTGTTGGATCTGTTCCAGCGCTGGGGCTACGAGTTCGTTGTTACCCCGCATATTGAATACCTCGAATCCCTGCTCACTGGAGCTGGCCAGGATCTGGATCTGCGCACCTTCAAGGTGACCGATCCGCAGTCTGGTCGCCTGATGGGCTTTCGTGCCGACATCACGCCGCAGGTGGCGCGTATTGATGCGCATACTCTGCGTCGCGAAGGCCCGAGCCGCCTGTGCTACGCCGGCAGCGTGCTGCATGCGCAGCCGCGTGCGCTGTCCACCTCGCGCAGCCCGATTCAGCTGGGTGCCGAGCTGTACGGCGATGCTAGTCCGGCGAGCGATGTCGAAGTCATCAGCCTGATGCTCGACATGCTCGAGCTGGGCAAGGTGCCCGACGTGCACATGGATCTCGGGCATGTCGGCATCTACCGTGGCCTGGCGCGTGCGGCCAATCTTTCCGGCGAAGTCGAGCAGCAGCTGTTCGATGCATTGCAGCGCAAGGCGGTCGATGAGGTCGCGGCGCTGACCGCCGATCTTCCTGATTCGCTGGCCAGCATGTTGCGTTCACTGGCGGAGCTGTGCGGCAGTCGCGATGTGCTGGAGCTGGCGCAGGCCTGCCTGGTCGAGGCGCCGGGCGAGGTGCATGCGGCGCTGGATGAGCTGGTCGCCATTGCCGATGAGCTGGAGCTGCGTTACCCGGAGCTGCCGCTGTATTTCGATCTCGGTGAGCTGCGTGGCTATCGCTACCACACCGGCGTGGTGTTCGCTGCGTTCGCTCCGGGTGTCGGCCAGTCGATCGCCCAGGGCGGTCGTTACGACGACATCGGTGCCGATTTCGGCCGCGCGCGTCCGGCAACGGGGTTCTCGACCGATCTGAAAACCCTGGTCAGCCTCGGTGACATGCTGCTCGACGAGCCGGCACCGGGCGTCTGGGCGCCGGATGTACATGATGTTTATCTGTGGCGGGCTGTGCAGCGTCTGCGCCGTGAAGGCGTGCGCGTGGTGCAGGCGTTGCCTGGACAGGAGATTGATGCAGCAGCGGAGGCGGCCTGTGATCGCCACTTGCAGTTGCATGAAGGACGTTGGCAGGTGGCGCCTCTGGCGTCCTGA
- a CDS encoding adenylosuccinate synthase: MGKNVVVLGTQWGDEGKGKIVDLLTEQTAAVVRYQGGHNAGHTLVIDGEKTVLHLIPSGILREGVRCLIGNGVVVAPDALMREITKLEEKGVPVRERLRISPSCPLILSYHVALDQAREKARGDAKIGTTGRGIGPAYEDKVARRGLRIGDLFHRERFAAKLGELLDYHNFVLVNYYKEPAVDFQSTLDECMEFAELLRPMMTDVTADLHELRRAGKDIMFEGAQGSLLDIDHGTYPYVTSSNTTAGGTATGSGFGPLYLDYILGITKAYTTRVGSGPFPTELFDETGAFLAKRGHEFGSTTGRARRCGWFDAVILRRAIEINSISGLCLTKLDVLDGLESILICTGYKDAEGNLLVDAPTDADSYIGLQPVYEELSGWSESTLGAKSLEELPAAARTYIKRVEELVGAPIDIISTGPDRNETIVLRHPFA; this comes from the coding sequence ATGGGTAAGAATGTCGTGGTCCTGGGCACCCAGTGGGGTGATGAGGGCAAGGGCAAGATCGTCGATCTGCTGACCGAGCAGACCGCTGCCGTCGTTCGCTATCAGGGCGGTCACAACGCCGGCCACACGCTGGTCATCGATGGCGAAAAGACCGTACTGCATCTGATCCCGTCCGGCATCCTGCGTGAAGGTGTGCGCTGCCTGATCGGCAATGGTGTGGTGGTTGCCCCAGACGCCCTGATGCGCGAGATCACCAAGCTGGAAGAGAAGGGTGTGCCGGTGCGCGAGCGCCTGCGTATCAGTCCATCCTGCCCGCTGATCCTCTCCTATCACGTGGCCCTCGACCAGGCGCGCGAGAAGGCGCGCGGCGATGCCAAGATCGGCACCACCGGCCGTGGCATCGGCCCGGCCTACGAAGACAAGGTGGCACGTCGCGGTCTGCGCATTGGCGACCTGTTCCATCGCGAGCGCTTTGCCGCCAAGCTCGGCGAGCTGCTGGACTACCACAACTTCGTGCTGGTCAATTACTACAAGGAGCCGGCGGTCGACTTCCAGTCCACTCTGGATGAGTGCATGGAGTTCGCCGAGCTGCTGCGCCCAATGATGACCGACGTCACCGCCGATCTGCACGAGCTGCGTCGCGCCGGCAAGGACATCATGTTCGAAGGCGCCCAGGGTTCGCTGCTGGACATCGACCACGGCACCTATCCCTATGTCACCAGCTCCAACACCACCGCTGGCGGTACCGCCACCGGTTCCGGTTTCGGCCCGCTGTACCTGGATTACATCCTCGGGATTACCAAGGCCTACACCACCCGTGTCGGTTCCGGTCCGTTCCCGACCGAGCTGTTCGATGAAACCGGGGCTTTCCTGGCCAAGCGTGGTCACGAGTTCGGTTCGACCACCGGTCGCGCCCGCCGCTGTGGCTGGTTCGACGCCGTGATCCTGCGTCGCGCCATCGAGATCAACAGCATCTCCGGCCTGTGCCTGACCAAGCTGGACGTGCTCGACGGTCTGGAAAGCATCCTCATCTGCACCGGCTACAAGGATGCCGAAGGCAACCTGCTGGTCGATGCGCCGACCGACGCCGACAGCTACATTGGCCTGCAGCCGGTGTACGAGGAGCTGTCGGGCTGGAGCGAGTCGACGCTGGGCGCCAAGAGCCTGGAAGAGCTACCGGCTGCGGCTCGTACCTACATCAAGCGCGTGGAGGAGCTGGTCGGTGCGCCGATCGACATCATTTCCACTGGGCCGGATCGCAACGAAACCATCGTTCTGCGTCATCCCTTCGCCTGA
- the hflK gene encoding FtsH protease activity modulator HflK: MAWNEPGGNSNNQDPWGGRKGGGRQGPPDLDEAFRKLQESLNGIFGGGKKRSGNGEGGGGFGLLGIGLGLLFLVWLWNAVYIVDAQEQAVILRLGKYHETVGQGLNIYFPPIDKKFQENVTRERSFTKQGQMLTEDENIVEVPLTVQYKISNLKDFVLNVDQPEVSLQHATESALRHVAGSTTMDEVITLGREKMSVDVSKRLQDFLDNYGTGITVTQVNIQRATAPAEVKDAFDDVIRAREDEQREKNQAESYANGVVPEARGQAQRLIEDANGYRDEVVSRAEGEADRFSKLVAEYRKAPEVTRQRLYIDTMQQVLSNTSKVLVTGKDGQNNLLYLPLDKMIEGRSGNNSSSSASTTSSDTATRIINDLEQRDLRSRESR; the protein is encoded by the coding sequence ATGGCTTGGAATGAGCCGGGTGGCAATTCGAACAATCAGGATCCCTGGGGTGGCCGCAAAGGCGGTGGCCGGCAAGGACCGCCTGATCTCGACGAAGCCTTCCGCAAGCTGCAGGAGAGCCTCAACGGCATCTTCGGCGGCGGCAAAAAACGCAGCGGCAACGGTGAGGGTGGCGGCGGCTTCGGCCTGCTCGGCATCGGTCTCGGCTTGCTGTTCCTGGTCTGGCTGTGGAATGCCGTCTATATCGTCGATGCCCAGGAGCAGGCTGTGATCCTGCGTCTCGGCAAGTATCACGAAACGGTGGGGCAGGGTCTGAACATCTACTTCCCGCCGATCGACAAGAAATTCCAGGAAAACGTTACTCGTGAGCGCTCCTTCACCAAGCAGGGGCAAATGCTGACCGAGGACGAGAACATCGTCGAAGTACCGCTCACCGTGCAGTACAAGATCAGCAACCTGAAAGACTTCGTGCTCAACGTCGATCAGCCGGAAGTGAGCCTGCAACACGCCACCGAGAGCGCGCTGCGCCACGTGGCGGGTTCGACCACCATGGATGAAGTGATCACTCTAGGTCGGGAGAAGATGTCGGTCGACGTGAGCAAGCGTCTGCAGGACTTCCTCGACAACTACGGCACCGGTATCACCGTTACCCAGGTCAACATTCAGCGCGCCACGGCTCCGGCTGAGGTCAAGGATGCGTTCGACGACGTGATCCGTGCCCGTGAAGACGAGCAGCGCGAGAAGAACCAGGCGGAAAGCTATGCCAACGGCGTGGTGCCCGAGGCGCGCGGTCAGGCTCAGCGCCTGATCGAAGACGCCAACGGTTACCGTGATGAAGTGGTTTCGCGCGCAGAAGGTGAGGCGGATCGCTTCAGCAAGCTGGTTGCCGAATACCGTAAGGCGCCGGAGGTCACGCGTCAGCGCCTGTACATCGACACCATGCAGCAGGTGCTGAGCAACACCAGCAAGGTGCTGGTGACCGGCAAGGACGGGCAGAACAACCTGCTGTACCTGCCGCTGGACAAAATGATCGAGGGGCGCAGTGGCAACAACAGTTCCAGCAGCGCATCGACCACAAGCAGCGATACGGCTACCCGCATCATCAACGATCTGGAGCAGCGTGATCTGCGTTCGAGGGAGAGCCGCTGA
- the hfq gene encoding RNA chaperone Hfq: MSKGHSLQDPYLNTLRKERVPVSIYLVNGIKLQGQIESFDQFVILLKNTVSQMVYKHAISTVVPSRPVRLPSATEGEQTEPGNI, translated from the coding sequence ATGTCAAAAGGGCATTCGCTACAAGACCCTTACCTGAATACCTTGCGTAAGGAACGCGTACCGGTTTCCATCTATCTGGTCAACGGCATCAAGCTGCAGGGCCAGATCGAGTCGTTCGACCAGTTCGTTATTTTGCTGAAGAACACCGTCAGCCAAATGGTCTACAAACACGCTATTTCCACCGTTGTCCCAAGTCGTCCAGTACGGCTGCCAAGTGCTACCGAAGGCGAGCAGACCGAGCCGGGCAACATTTGA
- the miaA gene encoding tRNA (adenosine(37)-N6)-dimethylallyltransferase MiaA, which produces MPSLPPAIFLMGPTAAGKTDLAMALADVLPCELISVDSALIYRGMDIGTAKPDRETLARYPHRLIDIRDPAESYSAAEFRADALAAMADITARGRIPLLVGGTMLYYKALVDGLADMPSADPQVRAELEARAAAEGWAALHRELAEVDPESAARIHPNDPQRLIRALEVYRVSGLSMTAHRQRQTAENSGLDAPALARLPYTVAHLAVAPLQRSVLHARIALRFERMLEQGFIEEVEALRLRGDLHAGLPSIRAVGYRQAWDHLDGKTSYAEMTERGIIATRQLAKRQFTWLRSWPQLHWLDSLSDDNLPLALKYLNSVSILK; this is translated from the coding sequence ATGCCTTCGCTACCACCCGCCATTTTCCTCATGGGCCCCACCGCTGCCGGCAAGACCGATCTGGCGATGGCCCTGGCCGATGTTCTGCCTTGCGAGTTGATCAGTGTCGATTCGGCGCTGATCTACCGTGGCATGGACATTGGCACGGCCAAGCCGGATCGCGAGACACTGGCGCGGTATCCCCATCGCCTGATCGATATTCGCGACCCTGCCGAGAGCTACTCGGCTGCGGAGTTTCGCGCCGATGCACTGGCCGCGATGGCCGATATCACCGCGCGCGGGCGCATTCCCCTGCTGGTCGGCGGCACCATGCTCTATTACAAGGCACTGGTGGACGGCCTGGCCGACATGCCCAGCGCCGATCCGCAGGTGCGTGCAGAGCTGGAGGCGCGCGCGGCTGCCGAGGGCTGGGCTGCACTGCACCGCGAGCTGGCGGAGGTCGATCCCGAGTCGGCGGCGCGCATTCATCCCAACGATCCGCAGCGCCTGATTCGTGCGCTGGAGGTGTACCGCGTCAGCGGTTTGAGCATGACCGCACACCGGCAGCGGCAAACCGCTGAAAATAGCGGGTTAGACGCGCCAGCCTTGGCACGTTTGCCTTATACTGTGGCGCACCTCGCCGTTGCGCCCCTGCAGCGTTCCGTGTTGCATGCCCGAATCGCTTTGCGTTTCGAGCGCATGCTGGAACAGGGCTTCATCGAAGAGGTCGAAGCGTTACGCCTGCGCGGTGACTTGCACGCAGGCCTGCCGTCGATTCGTGCGGTTGGTTATCGCCAGGCCTGGGACCACCTGGATGGCAAAACTAGCTACGCCGAGATGACGGAGCGGGGAATCATCGCGACACGCCAACTGGCGAAGCGGCAGTTCACCTGGTTACGCAGCTGGCCACAGCTGCATTGGCTGGACAGCCTGTCTGATGACAATCTGCCTCTCGCCTTGAAATACCTGAACTCGGTCTCCATATTGAAGTGA
- the hflC gene encoding protease modulator HflC, which yields MSNKSLFALIGAVILAVVAWNSLYIVTQTEKAVQLRFGKIQVADVQPGLHLKIPVVNQVRKFDARLLTLESPIQRILTQEKKAVMVDAYAKWRVADAERFYTATSGMKQIADDRLSQRLVSALANQFGTRTLHQVVSGERDSLMAAITSSLNTMAQKELGIEVVDVRVKAIDLPKEVYRSVFDRMASEREREAREHRAKGKELAEGIRADADRQKRVLLAEAYRESEEVRGDGDAKAAGIYAAAYGQDSEFYAFYRSLGAYRESFSSKGDVLVLDPESEFFRYLQQSKP from the coding sequence ATGAGCAATAAATCGCTGTTTGCCCTGATCGGGGCCGTAATTCTTGCTGTCGTGGCGTGGAACAGCCTGTACATCGTTACCCAGACCGAAAAAGCGGTGCAGCTGCGCTTCGGTAAGATCCAGGTGGCCGATGTACAGCCGGGTCTGCACCTGAAGATTCCGGTGGTCAACCAGGTGCGCAAGTTCGATGCGCGCCTGCTGACGCTGGAGTCGCCGATCCAGCGCATCCTGACCCAAGAAAAGAAAGCGGTCATGGTCGATGCCTACGCCAAGTGGCGTGTGGCGGACGCCGAGCGCTTCTACACCGCGACCTCGGGCATGAAGCAGATTGCCGACGATCGCCTGTCGCAGCGTCTGGTTTCCGCACTGGCCAACCAGTTCGGTACCCGTACCTTGCATCAGGTGGTGTCCGGCGAGCGTGACAGCCTGATGGCGGCCATCACCAGCTCGCTGAACACCATGGCGCAGAAGGAACTGGGCATTGAGGTGGTCGACGTGCGCGTGAAGGCAATCGACCTGCCGAAAGAGGTGTATCGCAGCGTCTTCGACCGCATGGCGTCCGAGCGTGAGCGCGAAGCTCGCGAGCACCGCGCCAAGGGTAAGGAGCTGGCCGAGGGTATTCGCGCAGACGCCGATCGGCAGAAGCGTGTATTGCTGGCTGAGGCCTACCGCGAATCGGAAGAAGTGCGCGGTGATGGCGACGCGAAAGCGGCCGGCATCTACGCTGCGGCCTATGGCCAGGACTCGGAGTTCTACGCCTTCTATCGCAGCCTGGGTGCTTACCGCGAAAGCTTCTCCAGCAAGGGTGATGTGTTGGTGCTTGATCCAGAGAGCGAATTCTTCCGCTATCTGCAGCAGTCCAAGCCCTGA
- the mutL gene encoding DNA mismatch repair endonuclease MutL, with amino-acid sequence MSGGARIQLLTPRLANQIAAGEVVERPASVIKELLENSLDAGATRIDVEVEQGGIKLLRVRDDGGGIPAEDLPLALARHATSKIRELEDLESVISLGFRGEALASISSVARLTMTSRTADADQAWQVETEGRDMEARVQPAAHPVGTSVEVRDLFFNTPARRKFLRAEKTEFDHLQEVIKRLALARFDVAFHLRHNGKTVFALHEAPDEVSRARRVASVCGPAFLEQALPIEIERGGLRLWGWVGLPTFSRSSADLQYFYVNGRMVRDKLVAHAVRQAYRDVLFNGRHPTFVLFLEIDPGVVDVNVHPTKHEVRFRDGRMVHDFLYGTLHRALGEVRPEDQLAAPAAVAQMVRPTGQAAGEFGPQGEMGLAANVLEVTPPTSVWRSAGAGYQAPRPEPVFATGEAQAAYREYVTAMPESMPAGLPQSQGDIPPLGYALAQLKGVYILAENAQGMVLVDMHAAHERITYERLKTAMASEGLRGQPLLVPESIALSQREADCAEEHGEWFQRLGFELQRLGPETLAIRQTPVLLKQAEATQLVRDVLSDLLEYGTSDRIQAHLNELLATMACHGAVRANRRLTLPEMNGLLRDMEQTERSGQCNHGRPTWTQLGMDDLDKLFLRGR; translated from the coding sequence GTGAGCGGCGGGGCACGCATCCAGCTGCTGACGCCGCGGCTGGCCAACCAGATTGCCGCGGGCGAGGTGGTCGAGCGCCCGGCGTCGGTGATCAAGGAGCTGCTGGAAAACAGCCTCGACGCTGGCGCGACGCGCATCGACGTCGAGGTCGAGCAGGGCGGCATCAAGCTGCTGCGCGTGCGCGATGACGGCGGTGGTATTCCCGCCGAGGATCTGCCGCTGGCCCTGGCGCGCCACGCGACCAGCAAGATTCGCGAACTCGAAGACCTGGAAAGCGTGATCAGCCTGGGCTTTCGTGGTGAGGCGCTGGCCTCGATCAGCTCCGTCGCCCGCCTGACCATGACCTCGCGCACCGCCGACGCCGACCAGGCCTGGCAAGTTGAGACAGAGGGGCGCGACATGGAGGCGCGGGTGCAGCCGGCCGCGCATCCGGTGGGCACCTCCGTGGAAGTGCGCGACCTGTTCTTCAATACCCCGGCGCGGCGCAAGTTCCTGCGTGCCGAGAAAACCGAATTCGACCACCTGCAGGAAGTGATCAAGCGCCTGGCGCTGGCGCGGTTCGACGTGGCTTTTCACCTGCGCCACAACGGTAAGACGGTGTTCGCCCTGCACGAGGCGCCGGACGAAGTCAGTCGCGCGCGCCGCGTGGCGTCGGTTTGCGGCCCTGCATTTCTCGAGCAGGCGCTGCCGATCGAGATCGAGCGCGGCGGCTTGCGCCTGTGGGGCTGGGTTGGCCTGCCGACCTTCTCGCGCAGCTCGGCCGATCTGCAGTACTTCTACGTCAACGGCCGCATGGTGCGCGACAAGCTGGTCGCCCACGCGGTGCGCCAGGCCTATCGCGACGTGCTGTTCAATGGTCGCCATCCGACGTTCGTGCTGTTCCTCGAGATCGATCCGGGCGTGGTCGATGTCAACGTGCACCCGACCAAGCATGAAGTGCGCTTTCGTGACGGGCGCATGGTTCACGACTTCCTTTACGGCACCCTGCATCGCGCCCTGGGTGAAGTGCGCCCCGAAGATCAGTTGGCAGCGCCGGCGGCTGTTGCTCAGATGGTGCGACCTACCGGCCAGGCGGCCGGCGAGTTCGGCCCGCAAGGCGAAATGGGGCTGGCGGCCAATGTGCTGGAGGTGACGCCGCCAACATCGGTGTGGCGTTCGGCCGGCGCGGGCTACCAGGCGCCGCGCCCCGAACCAGTGTTCGCCACCGGCGAGGCGCAGGCCGCCTACCGCGAGTACGTCACGGCGATGCCGGAGTCGATGCCTGCCGGGCTGCCACAGAGCCAGGGCGATATCCCGCCGCTCGGCTACGCGCTGGCGCAGCTCAAGGGCGTCTACATCCTGGCCGAAAACGCGCAGGGCATGGTGCTGGTGGACATGCACGCGGCGCACGAGCGCATCACCTACGAGCGCCTGAAGACGGCAATGGCCAGTGAGGGGCTGCGCGGCCAGCCGCTGCTGGTGCCTGAATCGATTGCCCTGAGCCAACGCGAGGCCGATTGTGCCGAAGAGCACGGTGAATGGTTCCAGCGCCTGGGCTTCGAGCTGCAGCGCCTGGGCCCGGAAACCCTGGCGATCCGTCAGACCCCGGTGCTGCTCAAGCAGGCCGAGGCCACGCAGCTGGTGCGCGATGTGCTCTCCGATCTGCTCGAATACGGCACCAGTGACCGTATTCAGGCGCACCTCAACGAGCTGCTGGCAACCATGGCCTGCCACGGCGCCGTGCGTGCCAACCGACGCCTGACCCTGCCTGAAATGAACGGTCTGTTGCGCGATATGGAGCAGACTGAGCGCAGCGGCCAGTGCAACCACGGTCGTCCGACCTGGACGCAGCTGGGCATGGACGACCTGGACAAGCTTTTCCTGCGCGGCCGCTAG
- a CDS encoding N-acetylmuramoyl-L-alanine amidase — protein sequence MGKAMRMRALFSGVGLLLAALAVDVLAATEVRSVRLWRAPDNTRLVFDLSGPVQHSVFTLAAPNRIVIDVNGAQLAAPLDKLSLSNTPITSVRSAQRSPTDLRLVLDLSAMVTAKSFTLAPNQQYGHRLVVDLFDQDAAGASIVAPVTPPTPSGAGGAAAQIPEPVVPSVPAVKLPDAPAGKREIVIAIDAGHGGEDPGALGPNKSVFEKNVTLAIAKELQRQINAEKGFRGELVRTGDYFIPLRKRTEIARKKGADLFVSIHADAAPRSSAFGASVFALSERGATSETARWLADSENQSDLIGGAGNVSLDDKDRMLAGVLLDLSMTASLSSSLNVGQKVLGHMGSITPLHKRRVEQAGFMVLKSPDIPSILVETGFISNPNEAKKLASRGHQQALARSITAGVRQFFQQNPPPGTYVAWLRDSGKIAPGPREHVVTSGESLALIAQRYQVSLAAVRSANSLKTDTIKVGQVLRIPATSLAAQP from the coding sequence GTGGGGAAGGCTATGCGCATGCGCGCGCTGTTCAGCGGAGTAGGGTTGTTGTTGGCGGCGCTGGCCGTCGACGTGCTGGCCGCGACGGAAGTGCGTAGCGTGCGCCTGTGGCGTGCCCCGGATAACACCCGCCTGGTATTCGACCTGTCCGGCCCGGTGCAGCACAGCGTGTTCACCCTGGCTGCGCCCAATCGCATCGTCATCGACGTCAACGGCGCCCAGCTAGCCGCGCCGCTGGACAAGCTGTCCCTGAGCAATACCCCGATCACCTCCGTGCGTTCGGCGCAGCGGTCGCCGACCGACCTGCGCCTGGTTCTCGATCTGTCCGCCATGGTCACTGCGAAGAGCTTCACCCTGGCGCCGAACCAGCAGTACGGCCACCGCCTGGTCGTCGACCTGTTCGATCAGGATGCCGCTGGTGCCTCCATCGTCGCGCCGGTGACGCCGCCGACGCCGAGTGGCGCTGGTGGTGCGGCGGCGCAGATCCCCGAGCCGGTGGTGCCGAGTGTGCCGGCGGTCAAGCTGCCGGATGCCCCGGCCGGCAAGCGTGAAATCGTCATTGCCATCGATGCCGGCCACGGCGGCGAAGACCCCGGCGCGCTGGGTCCGAACAAGAGTGTGTTCGAGAAGAACGTGACCCTGGCGATTGCCAAGGAACTGCAGCGGCAGATCAACGCCGAGAAGGGGTTCCGTGGCGAGCTGGTGCGTACCGGCGATTACTTCATCCCGCTGCGCAAGCGCACCGAGATCGCCCGCAAGAAGGGCGCCGACCTGTTCGTCTCGATTCACGCCGACGCCGCGCCGCGCTCCTCTGCCTTCGGCGCCTCGGTGTTCGCCCTGTCTGAGCGTGGCGCTACTTCGGAAACCGCGCGCTGGCTGGCCGACAGCGAGAACCAGTCCGACCTCATCGGCGGAGCCGGCAACGTCAGCCTGGATGACAAGGACCGCATGCTCGCCGGCGTGCTGCTCGACCTGTCGATGACCGCGTCGCTGTCCTCCAGCCTCAATGTCGGGCAGAAGGTGCTCGGCCACATGGGCAGCATCACCCCGCTGCACAAGCGGCGCGTGGAGCAGGCCGGGTTCATGGTGCTGAAGTCGCCGGACATCCCATCGATCCTGGTTGAGACCGGGTTCATCTCCAACCCGAACGAGGCCAAGAAGCTGGCCAGCCGTGGCCACCAGCAGGCGCTGGCGCGCTCGATCACCGCCGGTGTGCGGCAGTTCTTTCAGCAGAATCCACCGCCTGGCACCTATGTGGCCTGGCTGCGTGACTCGGGCAAGATCGCGCCGGGGCCGCGCGAGCATGTGGTCACCTCCGGCGAGAGCCTGGCGCTGATTGCTCAGCGCTATCAGGTCAGCCTGGCTGCGGTGCGCAGCGCCAATTCGTTGAAGACCGATACCATCAAGGTTGGCCAGGTCCTGCGGATACCGGCGACCTCCCTGGCTGCGCAGCCGTGA
- the hflX gene encoding ribosome rescue GTPase HflX has protein sequence MFFERHGGGERAILVHLEGQNPEAREDPQEFRELALSAGADMAAFVNVSRHQPTAKYLVGSGKVEELRDLVKSEAADLVIFNHTLTPSQERNLERAFECRVLDRTGLILDIFAQRARTHEGKLQVELAQLDHMSTRLVRGWTHLERQKGGIGLRGPGETQLETDRRLLRVRIRQIKQRLEKVRSQREQARRGRKRADIPSVSLVGYTNAGKSTLFNALTTSEVYAADQLFATLDPTLRRLELDDFGPVVLADTVGFIRHLPHKLVEAFRATLEESSNSDLLLHVIDSHEPERDQQIEQVMAVLGEIGANELPMLEVYNKIDLVDGVEPQIQRDADGKPQRVWLSAREGKGLDLLRQAVAELLGDDLFVGTLRLSQKLGRLRAQFFELNAVQSEAHDEAGDILLAIRLPRVELNRLVSRAGWQPQEFIEQHTLQ, from the coding sequence TTGTTCTTTGAGCGCCACGGAGGTGGTGAACGAGCCATTCTCGTCCACCTGGAAGGTCAGAATCCCGAGGCGCGCGAAGATCCGCAGGAATTTCGCGAGCTTGCACTTTCTGCTGGTGCGGACATGGCGGCTTTCGTCAATGTCTCGCGCCATCAGCCTACCGCCAAGTACCTGGTCGGTAGTGGCAAGGTCGAAGAGCTGCGTGACCTGGTCAAATCCGAAGCGGCCGATCTGGTCATCTTCAACCACACCCTCACACCCAGCCAGGAGCGCAACCTTGAGCGCGCTTTTGAATGCCGGGTGCTTGATCGTACCGGTCTGATTCTCGATATCTTCGCCCAGCGGGCGCGTACCCATGAAGGCAAGCTGCAGGTCGAACTGGCTCAGCTCGATCACATGAGCACGCGCCTGGTGCGCGGCTGGACTCACCTTGAGCGGCAGAAAGGCGGTATTGGCCTGCGCGGTCCGGGTGAAACCCAGCTGGAGACTGACCGCCGCCTGTTGCGTGTGCGCATCCGGCAGATCAAGCAGCGCCTGGAAAAGGTTCGCAGCCAGCGTGAGCAGGCACGGCGTGGGCGCAAGCGTGCGGATATTCCATCGGTGTCGCTGGTGGGTTACACCAACGCCGGCAAGTCCACGCTGTTCAATGCGCTGACCACTTCCGAGGTGTATGCCGCAGATCAGTTGTTCGCCACGCTCGACCCGACGCTGCGCCGGCTCGAACTGGATGATTTTGGTCCCGTGGTGCTGGCCGATACGGTGGGATTCATTCGTCACCTGCCGCACAAGCTGGTCGAGGCCTTTCGTGCCACCCTCGAAGAATCGAGCAACTCCGACCTGCTGTTGCACGTGATCGACTCGCACGAGCCGGAGCGTGATCAGCAGATCGAACAGGTGATGGCGGTGCTCGGCGAAATCGGCGCCAACGAGTTGCCGATGCTCGAGGTGTACAACAAGATCGATCTGGTCGACGGCGTCGAGCCGCAGATCCAGCGCGATGCCGATGGCAAGCCGCAGCGCGTCTGGTTATCGGCGCGCGAAGGCAAGGGGCTGGACCTGTTGCGTCAGGCGGTCGCCGAGTTGCTCGGTGACGACCTGTTCGTCGGCACGCTGCGCCTCTCGCAGAAACTGGGGCGCTTGCGTGCACAGTTCTTCGAATTGAATGCGGTGCAAAGCGAGGCGCACGACGAAGCAGGCGATATCCTGCTGGCGATTCGTCTGCCGCGCGTGGAGTTGAATCGGCTGGTCAGTCGTGCTGGCTGGCAGCCGCAGGAATTTATCGAGCAACACACTTTGCAATAA